The sequence AAACTTATGGATCATTTCCCGCGAATACCCATGTACACAGGATTGAATGCTGTCCAGGTACTTGCTTTATTTTCTCTGCTTTCTTATATTATGGGCAAAGAAAATAGATTGCTCTAGATTATAATTTTATGCACAATGCAAAATAGTTTATGCCAGTTTTCTTCTCAACCCGACTATGCAGGTGGCCACTCAGTTAATATCAGCTGCAATGGTCATATATGCTCTCAAGAACGCGGGCCGTACTTCTACATCAGCTTTGCTTCTCAGGCCTTGGTTCATTGTGCTAGTGATAGCCGGAGCTATTGAAAGGCTTGCAGGATTGGCACTAGGAGTTTCCATGGAGAGGGACTGGGTTGTGCTGGTATGGTTGCTAATCCACATTTTGTTTTGCAGATTCTTCCTTTTTTTTCAATAAAATGCATTCCACTCCTAAAATAGCACTTGTTAGCGATTTAGCAACGGAAAACTTGTCATTGTAAGAAACACTTATGAATTACAAATAGCTTGTTTTCTTGTTGGTTTTGACCAACTGTCTGCCTCACTGTTCTTCTTTCTCTATGAAGTTAGCAGGAACGAACAGGCCTGTTGCATTAGCTCAAGCTAATGCCATGCTTAATCGACTTGATCTTCTTTGTGAGGTGAGATACTCCTAAGTCCTAACGATATAGAGCTTGCATCTTTTTAAATTTATGAAGACTTCGGGAGATGACAAGATTGTCTGTTTGGTGGATCTTGTTATCTTATTCTTCTGTACTTCAATCACAGCATGCAATCTATTTTGAGTGGAAATTATAGTTGCATAACATGCATAACCATTTTGGATGTCGCAGACCGTTGGTGCTTCAGTTTTTGGCCTTCTGCTCACCAAATACGACATAGTAACCTGTTTGAAGGTTTCCTCTGCTCTAATGATATGCAGTTTTCCCATTCTGGTATACCGCATATATCTTTAAGCTGAATCTTGAATCACCAGATTTAGCATACTCACAAGATGCTGTATGGTCTTTTTAGGTTATGTTGGGTCAATTAATTAACAGCGTCTCTTGTCATGCGCTTGATTCCTCGAGAACCCCCAGTGACGAATCTATTTGTGCTGATCTATTGGATGTCCGCAAGATAGGTGAGGAAGTTTTTCTTAGAGAATGTGCAAAAGCTTTGCGCATGTTACCATTAAGCAGAAAATCAAGTAATATCCTAGAGTCCAGGCACAAAGTGTTTTTTTCATCCATTTAAAGGAAAACCCAACACCAAACGTAGCAACACATCATAATGCTTAATCTCACAGtggattgtcccaatgaggaactTATATCAAATTAGTTATTTAAGTTCAGTTATTATGTGGATGGCCTGATATTTTCTCTACCATTCAGTTCAAAATGGCTTAAGTTCTATCAAGCATGGCTGGAATGAGTATAAGCAGCAGACAGTTCTACCTGCAAGTGTAGCTACCGTGTTTCTAAATTTCAACGTAGCCCTTGCTCCTGGCGCAATAATGACTGCATTGTTGATGCATCGGGGTATATTTCACTTTCCCAGCTCAAATTTATCAATTTCAGAGAAATGTCTACAAATTAGTAATGGCTGTTTAACAGGTATTAGTCCATCTATCGTCGGTGCTTTCAGTGGATTGTGTTCTGTTATGGGTCTTGTTGCAACATTCATCTCCTCAAGCCTGGTGAAAAGAGTTGGAATTCTAAAGGTTGGATCTATACTTTTTCCCCCATGTCTACACTATTTGTCACAATTGACGCGAACTTACCTCAATTTTCTTTGGTGCAAACTGTTATGTTATAAATACCAGGCGGGAGCAGCTGGATTGATATTTCAAGCCTCACTCTTGTCAGTTGCTCTCACAGTGTATTGGGCTGGACCCATCTCACAGAGAACACCTCTGCTCATCTTCCTTGCTTCCATTGTGAGAACAAGACCTTAGCTACAAATTACCCTTAGATTAAGAATTTGACGAATACAATAGACTAAACATTTTGGCGGTTTCCTGTTAATTTTCAGGCATTATCTCGGTTGGGGCACATGTCTTATGATGTTGTGGGGACACAGATCATCCAAACAGGAGTTCCTGCTTCAAAAGCAAACCTTATTGGAGGAATGGAGGTTTCAATTGCAAGCCTTGCAGAGTTAGTCATGCTTGCGATGGCTATAATTGCAAATGACGTCTCTCATTTCGGCTTCCTGGCGATCCTGTCTGTCTCATCCGTCGCTGGGGCAGCATGGATGTTCTGTCGGTGGTTGAGAAATCCAACAGATGAACAGAGGGAACTCTTCATTTTCGATCCTCACTTCCAACTTCAAGCAACGTAAGTTCTAATTCGTTCCATTAGCCCATTATTTCATGAAGAACATACCAGTGTTCAAAATAGTCGGACTTCTGTATTAGAGTTTCACTGCCAAGTGTTGTGTCTTGAAAGCTTCGTAGTTTATACAACTGTTTTAACAGTAGGACATGTAAAACTGGAACTCTAAGCAGGATCATCAAGATGATAAGACATGAACATCAAATCGACATGCAAATAAATGTTTATGATTCAACTGTCAAGGTGGCAGTTCAACATCCCAACAGACCTGATACTGCTTACAAATGACACTTACGCAGAGCATCGCCATCTTATCTTGCAGATAGAAGTGGGAGCAGAGCAGTGGGCGATCGAGCGCCCAGTTGGCTTGCTGCCGCTTGTGCTCGGAGTCATACAGCATATCCCCATCTCTTGTCTTGCAGATAGAAGATGCACCAACCAGACGCATGCTTGGACCCGGAGTCGAAATGGGGCTTGCGCTGCAATGATCTGAAGACGTTGTACAGAGTTGCTGTTACATCTTTGACTGAATACAACACACACTTAGGAATTAGACAGAGACACCCATTTGTTCGTTCTAGTCTGAGCCACCCAGCAGAACTCAACTTGTACAtctcattttcttttctttctctatcTGCTGTATAGACCTACTATCAGTTACATCGTTGCCTGTTCTTGCTGAGGTAGAACGAACGTGACTGTTGCTAGTTGTAACAAAATCAGTAAGGTTTCGTTCTTGGATCTGATACCTGCACTACAGCTGCTCCCTCCGAGAATTTTTCTGCTTCGGTCCGATTCTGAGTGGTGGTGCAGGACAGAAGGTGATGGATCCTTCCCGGATTTAGGTGCGGCTGTGGTGTGATTAACTAGAATTACTGTACTGTCTGATGATCCTTTGTGTATTAGtacttaccgaaaaagggtttcccccgctttataaataaagcaccaACACTTACATCCAAGTAACCGATACAAACGCACGCCACACAACCCAAGGCAAGAAACAAAAATGCCGGGCACCGACACACAACTTCAACGACTACCACAAGAAGAGAGATCGTCCGGGAAGAAGTGCAACGGACCACGCCGGACCGAGGGTTCCAAgacgatgcctccaagaagggcaCGACCACGGACCGTCGCCATCGTCCGATCCAAagatcaggttttcacccggaaCACGACGGGAGGAGTGAGAGCACCACGACGGAGCCTACAGGGAGGAACACGACATCCGCggacgccgccaccgtcgacccgtGTACGGACAGGTAAGTGATGAACCCCGGTGCTCCACCCTTCCGCTGCATCCCCGGTCGGCTAACCACCTGCAACCATGCCACCCAAGCGGCCGTGGTTGCACGCCCGCATCCGAGTCGCGCAGTCCGCCTACGACCGACGCGACTCCCaccgccagggccgccgccccgccaccggacCACCTCGAGAAGCCCCAAAGGTCACGTCTTGGACAAGATCCATGAGCCCAACCACCTCAgaaccgccggcgaccacagcctCAAGGGGAACCGAGCCCAGATGgccgggggaagggggaggaggaggagcccccgAGGCCGAATGCCCAGATCCGCAAGAGAGCGCCGGCCACCgcccgctgccgaggaggagggcgCACGGAACCGCCGAGCTGCATCCATGAGAGGCCACCGGGGAGGCCTTCCCGCGCCGAGCGCCGCCGTCCAGCCGCAGGGGCCCGGCTGGACAAGGGCCGCCCACCTccaccgctgccgcgccgccccgccacctGAGATCCACGGCGAGAAGGGCCGCCCGCGACCCGGTCGCCCGTGACCCGCAGCGCCAGACGAGGCGCCGAGGCGCTGCTGcgaagcagccgccgccgccaccacccgccggCCTGCACCACCACCATGCCGCATGTCGCCCGACGCCACGCCGCCGTCGCTGGCCTACTCCAGAGCGCCGCCGCACCGCTATGCCTGGCACGAGCGCAGCATCCCCACCTGCGAGATCCGGCCCGCGCCGCACccccgccgccggcgacgaccGGGCTTCGCCCGCTCGTGCcccttggcggcggcgagggaggagagagagaaggggagggtggcggcggcggcgctagggttgcccCCCGGACGCCCGCGGGAGCGtcgcgggaggggaggggaggggaggcatcACTCGTATTAGTACTTACGTGCTGTACTCAAGTATATACGTATAAAATAGAAGTGTATTACAGGGTATGACATTAAGCTGGGATGGCTACATCAAGGTGAACACAGACGCTGCGATCCAGCGCGATGCTGGCAATGCAGGTGCGGGGGGTGTCGCCCGCTCTTCATCGGCTTTCCTGGGTGCATGGTGCAAACCCCACATGGGGGTCACGGATCCTTTCATTGCCGAAGTGCTCTCTCTTCGGGAGGGCACCATCTTTGCGAAGCTTCGAGGATTCACGCATGTGCAACTTGAGACCGACTGTCTAGAGGCAGTAAACCTCTGGAACTCTAGCTACACTGATCTTTCGGTGGTAGCACCGATTCTGTTCGAAATTAGAGAGCTCTCTGCTAGTTTTTTGTCTTTTGATATTTCTCATGTAAGTAGAGCTGCTAACGGTCCTGCACACTTGTGTGCTAAGCGTGCATGTACGCTTAACGTGACCGAGAGCTGGCTAGATACCACTCCAAGCTTCCTGATCAGCAGCCTCTTGGCTGACTGCCCAGCGAACGCCTTTATTCAATAAAGCTATCTaattcccccgcaaaaaaaaagctgGGATGGTTAAGAGGACCGGTGATATCgatgcaaaaaaagaaaaaggaaaaaaaagaggacaATGGTATCCCACCCCCTCTCCCGAAACTATCTCCGACGTTCAACTTCTAACGCTAACAAGATTATAATAGCATCAATTGCAGTGCGTAATCCCAATGTTCATATGTGTGAAAAAGGGTCAACATTTTcaaaaacaaaaccaaaacaaattttcttctTCTCAAACACACATCCAAATGAGCGTCATCTTGTATTAGAGAGAAAAGGTCAAGATGACGCCAGATACAAACAAAGGCCAAAGGGCCATAATAAACAGAGGACGAAAGCCTTAGAGGCTACCTTCAACAAAGAAAACtcagagaaaggaaataaaaacaGCCAACAGCGGATCCCTGATGGTGATGCATCAAATTACTTCTCTCAGCTAGCTATTGTCAACATTATGACTTAAGAGAAAAAGGCGTTGTGCTGTTAAATGCGACATTAGAAGTCAAGGCATGCATCATTCATAAGTTCCAACTTCCAAAGACAGATATCATAAAACCCTTCTTTCGAGTTAAAAACACACAGAACAATTTATACCATCCCTGAAGAATTTATCTGTATTCGATGCCAGAGTGACCAAGCCAAACAGCATCAAAATGGTGGCAATGAAACCAAAAATAAACTGGGTCCAGAGTTGGGTTCTAATCGTCAGACAGAGGTTTGCATTCTGCAAAGGAGCTAAACAACAGTCTACTTGATGACCTCGAAAAATAGAACTTCAGGCTGGAGCTTGCAGTCCTTGAAACGTTCTAGCAAATGCTCCCAACTATCTTCTCTCTGCATGGAGGAAGTTCACACCAACAAATCAGCAAGTTAAGAATAAAATGGCTACAAGAAAGAATACAGGGCCTTGATCAACACCCAGGAGTCACGAGTAACTTACCTCGACAGTCTCGAAGCCATATATGACCCACTTGTCCTCGTCGCGAGCAAAGCAGACGTAGCGGTCATCAGCATAGCAGATCTGCAAGAGTTTGGATTGCAAGCTAGCATAAGATGGATGCTAAATTGCACTGCATTTGCAAGGAGTGACTATGCTTCCATATGTAAGCAGGCAAATTAAGTAACCAGAGCATTAAACCAACCTTGCAATAGGCCTGTACAAATACTCAAAGCAACAGAAGAGTAAACAGAGACAGAGAGATAGGAAGTGTGCATATAAAAGGTTACTCCAGCAGATGTTCTGCAACCACTCCATGTGATTTGATGAGGACATTTCCTATTCGCTATAAAGGGAAGGAAAATAATGCAAAATATACTTGTGAGAGCAGCAGACTTTAAAAGGTCTAATCAGTTTACCTACATATGATACTTCTTCAACCGTTCAATTAATGGAACGTTTATAAAAAGAACTCAGCGACATAAGGATCCAAAAGCTATTGATTCCTGCTGAAATTCTTCTGTCGAGTCTTCTAAATATCTTGATATAAGTGAAGTAGGCAGGAAAAAAATATGCCACAGATAGGACCATTCAAAAACTTGCAAATATCTCTCCAACTCCAAGTACGAACCAACTCAGATATGATGTATCATAGTTTAAACCTTCTATCCACTTCTTTATAAATAGCAGCAAAATGCCTTGTCAATGTAACCTAGGCAATTTGAACCAGGTGACAACGCCATTTAACCATGATTCGTTTAGTTCCACAAAATAAGAACCTTGCTTCAGTCTTAGAACAATACCAACTTGGCCTCCGGTAGCAGTCAAGGAACAGTAAATAATTAGCAACACAACTTATAAAAGGTCATGAACGTCAACCAATACAAATAGCTCATTGCTTTTTATCATTTCAGGATTACCTTAACATGAGAATTAAATGATAAAAGTATTTGTTCAGCTCCATTGACAATTCAATTTAGGAAAATAGAATAGTTTGCTGTGCACGTACCATGGAGGTGACAGCATACATAGCTGCAGGATGAGCACTTCTGCAAAAGAACTCAGTGTCAAGGGGAGACGTGATGCCAGCCAGAACTTCAGATAGTGCGTCCTGGCTTTCACTGCCACCCAGCCAGTTCAAAACTGCCGACATGATGAATATTTGTTGGTGTAAACTACTGCAAGCTATGATGTATGAATAAAATAAAAGCCAACTTATAATTTGAGACAAGTAGCGTTACCTATTGTAAAGAAGTGTGGTGTGTTTGAAAGAAAGAGATCAATATTCTGCAGACTTCCACAATGGTCGCATTTGTTGTCCTCGCGAAACTGTTCATCCAATAGGACTGGAAGCTCTGCAAAGGACTTGATCTGTACAGGGACAATTAAAACCTCTAGTCAATATTTCCTACTTTCTAGAATACTCTTGCGTCAATATCCACCTATACAATGTTGGCTAGGCAGATAACTATTGCATACAGCATACCTTTGCTGTTTGAGGTGAACCGGCATCAAGTTTATGGAAAAGTGTGGTATACAGGTATTCACCGGAAGACTTCGCACAGCTACAGCTGATTTGGGCATCAAATTTGATCCCAAAAAGATAATGTGTTGGGCATATGCAATCTCCGCATGTGATTCGGTTCACTACATGTCTCTCGGTCTCCTTGTTTTCTCTAAAACGCGAACAAGTTTCTGACATATGCAATTCAATGAGAATTGTGGCCACAATCTCAGAAGCAAAAGTTTTCCCAACCTGCGGAATTGATTCACCAGGAATTCAGGATTACTAATTGCATGCATGATCATATAGGACAGACTCAGAATACAGTTTTTTAAGGTCAATACTTTACACACAATGTAAAAGAAACACAACAGCGATGGAAAGCACAACAGAGCTTACAATAACAACATACTCCCTtcctaaagaaatataagagcgtttagatcactactttagtgatctataaatgctcttatatttctttacggagggagtacctaaaTTCGCCCATTCTAGTGCATATACTTGGTATAAATATTCAGCATGCATAAATATAcagtaaataataataaaaaacatTTAATTCTGGTATGAACTAGGACTGTTTCCCTCTGTGGAGTGTAAGATAGCACATCTATGTTTTGTTCAAAACAGTTGCATACCTCCAAAATGACCACAAAGTAAGAAATGAACACATGTAAATAAAATAAATTGAAGGTAGCATCAGCACCGAACTGGATTACATGCTCTGCTTTCACGTTGTAATCTAACTTCAATTAATTTTTGTTTAAACGGTCTTGCAAATATATGCAATGGTGATTAAGGTCTAACCTTTTCATAAAAAGTGCTGCAATCTACAACTCTGCAGAGAAGAGTCTTCATGCAAGTCAGTACAACATCGGTTAAGTGGTGGTCGTTTTTCTCCCAAGAAGAGAAGATTTCATAAAGTTGCTGTGCAATGCAGGGATTATCAGCTGACGGGATCCATACAAGTGGCCCCATCAGAAGTTTATCTCTGAAATGCCTCAGATTGCACAATGACTGCACACATACAAAGGAAATTATAGGCTGGTTTTTCAGATTGCCCAATGACAGGAAGACATACATAGGAAATTATAGGCTGGTTGTTAAAAGATCACATGACCAGATGCGAGTGTCTCTTACCTGTATGATTACACTCAAGATAGACAATTCTTTATCAGCATTGTTCTTGTTGGAAACAGTAAGGCTTTGTTGAGAACTGGAGGTGCTTGCCATTTCCTTGACAGATTGGCCAGAAGTTCCTGTATTATGAAATTGTAAGAAGTAGTATTAGTGACATAACAGAGCATATTTTATATTGTAAAGCTGAGAGCATGCaacaacatactccctccgtcccaaaataagtgacttaaaaatgactcaactttgtactaactttagtacaaagttgactcacttttgagtcacttattttgggacggagggagtatttgttaatTCAAAAAAGTGTTTTCCAAGAGGTTAGACTGAATGGAAGTTTTCCTTTGGAACTGAGTGCAAAGTGGCCTATAGGAAAAGAGGACATCCTAAGGATTCAAATCCTACATACCAGATAACTTCTAATAGAATATTACGCTGTAAAAAACCTCTAATATAGTAGTACTCAAAATCCCTAAGGATGGAAATCCTAATAAATTACATAGAAATTCCTCTGAATCAAGGAGGCATAAAACAAGCAGACTAGGCAATGCCAGGTTTAGATCATTGACGTATAACTTAATTATTTGCTATGACAGCAGAAGAACAAAAAGCTCCTAGAACAGTCAATGTGACATGAGTTAACACAAATTCATTGGGCAGCAGGAATTTTACCGCATATAATATCAATATTGGCATCAGCAATTCCAATACGCCTAGTACCAGGATGATTTAGATAAAAAGGAATCCGTTTCTTCAATTCTATCTGCAAAGATGGTTATCAGTTAGCACACAATATGGGCAGTTGAGCCAACAAATGGGCATATATAACTATAAAAACTAATCGCTGCAGATGTTAACAGACCCATTGGTATGATCTCGCAAGGGGAAGAATGATTTCACGATAATCCACAACAGTAACTTGAAGAAACTTTAGCCACAATTTGTCTATTCCAGAACAGCACTCCTGAAACTGCAATCAACAAGCAAGCCAATCATTAGTGTGATAAACATCACTATCAGCAGAACAGTGAACTAAGGAGGAATGCTAAATTGAAACCATGCCATATGTAGAAGTGCTAGACCTCAGTGCTAAGTGTATCTTTAGGCAACATCCTCAGCTTCTCCCTGATGCTCCCAAGGATCTCAGATCCTTCTCTGCATTTCCTTTGTCGCATTTCAGCGAAGGGCTCTGCCTGTATTCCAACAGATGGTGAAAGCAGCAAGGATTCAAACATATCCTGCACCCTTGGTAAAAGGAAGGTGTCAGACTGGCGGCTGAGAGTTATCCCAACCAACGAGTGATCATCCTGTGATGAATTCTCATAATATTCTGGATCTATAAGTGACTGCAGCTTCCCCCAGAGCTCATCTCGGTGCTTGCTGCACGTGTGTTGCCAGAGCGAACTAGTGTCCGAGAACTTCTTGCCATCACAAcgggaattgaggcaaatccagaaaCTCCATGACTCCTGATTCTTGAGAAAGCGCGTTGCATCAGATATGGTCTTTGCTGCCGACTTGTCGATTCCATCATAGTGCGCCTGCAGCGTGTCAACCGTCACTGATACGACGCGTTGGCCGTGCAGTGCGTTCTTCATAAAGGACCAGTATAATGCAGCCACAACTATGATCTGCTTGAGCAAGACACGGAGCTGCTTCTTGACATAAGATACTCTGGCATCAGAATCTGCCCCAAGAGCAGCCATGGGAGGTATGTCATCCCACTTGGGGTCATTCGGCGTCTCGATGCGAACTGCCCGGCGGCACTCTCTCTCCGCAGCATCAAAGTTATCCAGGACGAACAAGAGCTTGGCGTGGAACAAGGCAACCATGAGCGAGTGGTCGAAGTTTTCTGCCGCTTGAGACACGGTGGTGAGCGCGCGGCGCAGAAGCTGCTTCTTGTCCATTGCCGGATCGAGGGCACGGACTGGTGCCAAGTCGATGTACGCGCGGAGTAGCTGGGCGCGCGGCGAGTAGGGGTAGGTCTC comes from Triticum aestivum cultivar Chinese Spring chromosome 5B, IWGSC CS RefSeq v2.1, whole genome shotgun sequence and encodes:
- the LOC123110755 gene encoding solute carrier family 40 member 2, chloroplastic isoform X1 → MGMVTAAALLASSPQTPLLRGCLPGLPRLRLRPASPCVSALRSNNFVQRCYIANVEVEVSNVNKEEEAFDDHPSLPPGCSIPVVNILGDVLDSSPFPPHDSTQHHADFEELPVLSEGEQQTLAATPAHPAGLYALYVSYLFGNLVEQLWNFAWPAALAILHPSLLPVAIVGFFGKLSVFLGAPIVGKLMDHFPRIPMYTGLNAVQVATQLISAAMVIYALKNAGRTSTSALLLRPWFIVLVIAGAIERLAGLALGVSMERDWVVLLAGTNRPVALAQANAMLNRLDLLCETVGASVFGLLLTKYDIVTCLKVSSALMICSFPILVMLGQLINSVSCHALDSSRTPSDESICADLLDVRKIVQNGLSSIKHGWNEYKQQTVLPASVATVFLNFNVALAPGAIMTALLMHRGISPSIVGAFSGLCSVMGLVATFISSSLVKRVGILKAGAAGLIFQASLLSVALTVYWAGPISQRTPLLIFLASIALSRLGHMSYDVVGTQIIQTGVPASKANLIGGMEVSIASLAELVMLAMAIIANDVSHFGFLAILSVSSVAGAAWMFCRWLRNPTDEQRELFIFDPHFQLQAT
- the LOC123110755 gene encoding solute carrier family 40 member 2, chloroplastic isoform X2 — translated: MGMVTAAALLASSPQTPLLRGCLPGLPRLRLRPASPCVSALRSNNFVQRCYIANVEVEVSNVNKEEEAFDDHPSLPPGCSIPVVNILGDVLDSSPFPPHDSTQHHADFEELPVLSEGEQQTLAATPAHPAGLYALYVSYLFGNLVEQLWNFAWPAALAILHPSLLPVAIVGFFGKLSVFLGAPIVGKLMDHFPRIPMYTGLNAVQVATQLISAAMVIYALKNAGRTSTSALLLRPWFIVLVIAGAIERLAGLALGVSMERDWVVLLAGTNRPVALAQANAMLNRLDLLCETVGASVFGLLLTKYDIVTCLKVMLGQLINSVSCHALDSSRTPSDESICADLLDVRKIVQNGLSSIKHGWNEYKQQTVLPASVATVFLNFNVALAPGAIMTALLMHRGISPSIVGAFSGLCSVMGLVATFISSSLVKRVGILKAGAAGLIFQASLLSVALTVYWAGPISQRTPLLIFLASIALSRLGHMSYDVVGTQIIQTGVPASKANLIGGMEVSIASLAELVMLAMAIIANDVSHFGFLAILSVSSVAGAAWMFCRWLRNPTDEQRELFIFDPHFQLQAT
- the LOC123115818 gene encoding uncharacterized protein, producing MANHEAAEAASIRNEAREVLNLHYDGQHEAAVARAVVLAAVHPGSAVALNLAGLIHRHAFLVARNDRGAHSDDEDDDENASALEKYHRHATLDAFSAAARLAPGCVVTNTDHADALADCRHFEDAQKEFLRMLDTVANNDQADPALYNVVYDMSGDSSSKERRRDAVKSASISMERFAERINHRILPLEAAKLLDASNLGGPAADEARDRAKLLAETYPYSPRAQLLRAYIDLAPVRALDPAMDKKQLLRRALTTVSQAAENFDHSLMVALFHAKLLFVLDNFDAAERECRRAVRIETPNDPKWDDIPPMAALGADSDARVSYVKKQLRVLLKQIIVVAALYWSFMKNALHGQRVVSVTVDTLQAHYDGIDKSAAKTISDATRFLKNQESWSFWICLNSRCDGKKFSDTSSLWQHTCSKHRDELWGKLQSLIDPEYYENSSQDDHSLVGITLSRQSDTFLLPRVQDMFESLLLSPSVGIQAEPFAEMRQRKCREGSEILGSIREKLRMLPKDTLSTEFQECCSGIDKLWLKFLQVTVVDYREIILPLARSYQWIELKKRIPFYLNHPGTRRIGIADANIDIICGTSGQSVKEMASTSSSQQSLTVSNKNNADKELSILSVIIQSLCNLRHFRDKLLMGPLVWIPSADNPCIAQQLYEIFSSWEKNDHHLTDVVLTCMKTLLCRVVDCSTFYEKVGKTFASEIVATILIELHMSETCSRFRENKETERHVVNRITCGDCICPTHYLFGIKFDAQISCSCAKSSGEYLYTTLFHKLDAGSPQTAKIKSFAELPVLLDEQFREDNKCDHCGSLQNIDLFLSNTPHFFTIVLNWLGGSESQDALSEVLAGITSPLDTEFFCRSAHPAAMYAVTSMICYADDRYVCFARDEDKWVIYGFETVEREDSWEHLLERFKDCKLQPEVLFFEVIK